The proteins below are encoded in one region of Syngnathus acus chromosome 2, fSynAcu1.2, whole genome shotgun sequence:
- the LOC119131881 gene encoding methyl-CpG-binding domain protein 5-like isoform X2, translated as MNGGKDCEAGEERQAAPVQVPIGWQRVREHGGILYVSPSGSVLSSLDQVKNYLLTDGTCKCGLECPLVLHKVFNFDPGAMVKQRTAEDVKSDEDVTKLCIHKRKLLAVATLHKSMESHPPLTLSGPVGGTPAVSHSARHRAIRTVAHDVLVNAAGPDCKNPYKMAMAAGHQQQMFPPQEMGGGQQAELCAGYSRLQRLPGGDPGPKSPYRLGYGGMLSPPISGTKHCGDGSQSPRADTLASPEAFQRSSSCAFPGAGSPSSASIHGNSRTPLSPPSMMRHGSPASQAACAMVRRTSTPLSPTATAKSPVMNNMPRGNFPYAMDVPAAAFHHKAHAVPPPPPPPSVPPACVLQKRQLTSEKDPLGILDPIPSKAPSQPPANAPNFQPNIHTQVSMMNVNIPPPAIVPLPSNLPLPTVKPGPMGHGGQVPRTQQSAPASSVPPSPVTSPVHMAGSALGRAEASPHRSRSSSTSSEHGNFAVPSGHQAACGALKVPPRSPRSAMGSPRPAMPPSPSGNRNDSIHQYRDPQLLGALQHNNAAAATYSPTSSSSSLPSPSASQKGQAGLLRMPLNQILNQQNAASFPASSLLSAAAKAQLAHQNKHGTTGAAAAAAAALAGGGANGGGGHPGSTSAHPGLEGHSTLNSMLPPNFTMLLNCPEGQSGRAALRDKLMAQQRDPIRKRRQPSGNASVNHDANMGYGTLSKANMGGPQMAAEQARKAGRLGNLPPNASMAQLLQSMSGQSSHNMGHHPGLSPGPSPQGAPQLHYNDSTAKVPQQNVMGQQRLRVQVDGMQSCPGMDAAGGHLGSRQGQFPDMMSQMKAAALNNCGPRGSTGGLVAPDGRPLGRPHTNPPPLSHSGPHPSQHNLHHSVGQTNMAVMATGDGSCTKNMSDTGSSSSLGPQPHVNRGRLYMQQGGAYQTQQHFSDNNPPYADGGNANLDSVGCRYQMYQGMMAHPQFSEGQPRQSECLPAGAPGRGSESVDAIYRAVVDAASKGMPVTITTATMSGSTQASPVPALSAMSAFTASIGEPGKLPHGVGAPVHGEGEVLSQQARSRQLRPAEGQKNADAGKSTPEANDYFRGTPRGQWDGGGWGAEEFLECSTQVRSSPRMERAAPPCVTNGSNDHSVTLSHGKTFLDDGYRFSNFSRTPANYKERLEQTVERCAHMNGSAPLFSSRGYADLLGGPRQDSAADDQSPGSSTSLEGPLAGAKDYGHYNGHLNGTTPSPSDTKSLSSEEDLRQPDSPSSELLHYRSGTFNMGELVWGQLKGFPPWPAKLAGDEQVHGAPLQLRDQAKVEPDKLKTLTHDLEALDRAAKRGLNRPGKLNNHLEAAIHEAMSELDKMSGTIPSRDRQVKMPKPKRRKISR; from the exons ATGAATGGCGGAAAGGACTGTGAGGCGGGCGAGGAGAGGCAGGCCGCCCCTGTCCAAGTCCCCATCGGCTGGCAGCGCGTGAGGGAGCACGGCGGCATCTTGTATGTCAG TCCCAGTGGCTCTGTGCTCTCCAGTTTGGATCAGGTGAAGAACTACCTTCTGACGGACGGGACCTGCAAATGTGGTCTGGAATGCCCGCTCGTCCTCCACAAG GTGTTCAACTTTGACCCGGGGGCCATGGTCAAGCAGAGGACAGCGGAGGACGTCAAGTCGGACGAGGACGTCACCAAGCTGTGTATTCACAAGAGGAAACTTTTGGCTGTGGCTACGCTGCACAAGAGCATGGAGAGTCACCCTCCTCTCACTCTGAGCGGCCCTGTCGGAG GTACGCCGGCGGTGTCGCATTCCGCGAGGCATCGAGCAATAAGGACGGTAGCCCACGATGTCCTGGTTAACGCCGCCGGGCCAGACTGCAAGAATCCTTACAAGATGGCGATGGCGGCCGGCCACCAGCAGCAGATGTTTCCACCTCAGGAGATGGGCGGAGGGCAGCAGGCGGAGCTCTGCGCCGGCTACTCCAGGCTGCAGAGGTTGCCCGGCGGCGACCCGGGCCCCAAATCCCCTTACCGGCTCGGCTACGGAGGCATGTTGAGCCCACCCATCTCCGGCACCAAACATTGCGGCGATGGCTCGCAGTCACCCCGCGCGGACACGCTGGCTAGCCCGGAGGCCTTTCAAAGAAGCAGTTCTTGCGCATTTCCGGGCGCCGGCAGTCCCAGCTCGGCTTCCATCCACGGCAACTCCAGAACGCCTCTTTCCCCACCGAGCATGATGCGCCACGGCTCCCCTGCGAGCCAAGCAGCCTGTGCCATGGTGAGAAGGACTAGCACGCCGCTCTCGCCCACAGCCACTGCCAAAAGCCCCGTCATGAACAATATGCCCCGCGGGAACTTCCCCTATGCCATGGACGTGCCCGCTGCAGCCTTCCACCATAAAGCGCATGCCGTACCGccacctccgcctcctccctcTGTGCCACCCGCCTGCGTCCTGCAAAAGAGGCAATTGACGTCTGAAAAAGACCCCTTGGGTATCCTGGACCCGATCCCCAGCAAGGCTCCTAGCCAGCCCCCAGCCAACGCCCCAAACTTCCAGCCTAACATCCACACTCAGGTATCAATGATGAATGTAAACATCCCCCCTCCTGCCATTGTCCCTTTGCCAAGTAACTTACCTTTGCCCACCGTCAAGCCCGGGCCCATGGGCCACGGCGGCCAAGTTCCGAGGACTCAACAGAGCGCTCCGGCTTCGTCCGTGCCGCCGTCCCCGGTCACCTCCCCGGTTCACATGGCGGGATCGGCCCTGGGGCGAGCGGAAGCTTCGCCCCATCGCTCGCGCTCGTCGTCAACCTCCTCTGAGCACGGGAACTTTGCCGTGCCATCGGGGCATCAGGCCGCATGCGGCGCCTTGAAGGTCCCCCCTCGGTCCCCGAGATCGGCCATGGGCTCTCCCAGGCCAGCTATGCCCCCCAGCCCTTCCGGCAACAGGAATGACTCCATCCATCAGTACCGAGATCCCCAGCTGCTTGGCGCTCTTCAGCACAacaacgccgccgccgccacgtactcgcccacctcctcctcttcctccttgcCCTCACCTAGCGCTTCCCAGAAGGGCCAGGCAGGACTGCTGAGGATGCCCCTCAACCAGATTCTCAACCAACAGAATGCTGCCTCCTTCCCAGCCAGCAGTCTCCTGTCAGCAGCAGCCAAAGCACAGCTagcacatcaaaacaaacacggcACTACcggtgcggcggcggcggcagcggctgCTCTCGCGGGTGGCGGGGCAAACGGAGGCGGCGGGCACCCCGGCTCCACCAGCGCTCATCCCGGCCTGGAAGGACACAGCACTTTAAACTCCATGCTCCCGCCAAACTTCACCATGCTGCTCAACTGCCCCGAGGGTCAGAGCGGTCGAGCGGCTCTCCGAGACAAGCTGATGGCTCAGCAGAGGGACCCCATACGCAAACGAAGGCAACCGTCGGGCAACGCCTCGGTCAACCACGACGCCAACATGGGCTACGGCACGCTCAGCAAAGCTAACATGGGGGGGCCGCAGATGGCAGCAGAGCAGGCGCGGAAGGCCGGTCGTCTCGGAAACCTCCCACCCAACGCCTCCATGGCCCAACTCCTCCAGTCCATGAGCGGCCAGAGCTCCCACAACATGGGCCACCACCCCGGCCTCAGCCCAGGACCGTCTCCTCAAGGAGCCCCTCAGCTCCACTACAACGACTCCACGGCCAAGGTCCCCCAGCAGAACGTCATGGGCCAGCAGAGGCTTCGGGTCCAAGTGGACGGCATGCAGAGTTGTCCCGGCATGGACGCCGCGGGAGGTCACTTGGGCTCGCGGCAGGGTCAGTTTCCCGACATGATGTCCCAGATGAAGGCCGCCGCCTTAAATAACTGCGGGCCTCGAGGTTCCACCGGTGGACTCGTAGCCCCCGACGGCAGGCCGCTCGGACGACCGCACACCAATCCCCCGCCGCTATCCCATTCCGGGCCTCACCCCTCGCAGCACAACCTCCATCATAGCGTAGGACAGACTAACATGGCGGTAATGGCGACCGGAGATGGAAGTTGTACAAAGAACATGTCTGACACAG GAAGCTCGTCTTCCCTCGGCCCGCAGCCTCACGTCAACCGAGGACGGCTGTACATGCAGCAGGGCGGGGCCTACCAGACTCAGCAGCACTTCTCCGACAACAACCCGCCTTACGCAGACGGCGGCAATGCCAACCTTGACTCCGTGGGTTGCCGCTACCAGATGTACCAG GGGATGATGGCGCACCCGCAGTTTAGCGAGGGGCAGCCGCGCCAGAGCGAATGCTTACCGGCCGGAGCCCCCGGCAGAGGCTCGGAGTCCGTGGACGCCATCTACAGGGCTGTGGTGGATGCCGCCAGTAAGGGGATGCCAGTAACCATCACCACCGCCACGATGAGCGGGAGCACACAGGCCAGCCCCGTGCCTGCCCTCAGCGCCATGAGTGCCTTCACCGCCTCCATCGGGGAGCCCGGCAAGCTCCCCCACGGGGTCGGTGCGCCGGTGCACGGGGAAGGGGAGGTTTTGTCGCAGCAGGCCAGAAGCAGGCAGCTCAGGCCGGCGGAAGGCCAAAAGAACGCCGACGCGGGCAAGAGCACCCCGGAGGCCAACGACTACTTCCGCGGAACTCCGAGGGGACAGTGGGACGGTGGCGGTTGGGGTGCAGAAGAGTTCCTAGAGTGCTCCACGCAGGTGAGGAGCAGCCCCCGCATGGAGCGAGCCGCCCCGCCCTGCGTCACCAATGGCTCCAACGACCACAGCGTGACCTTGTCCCACGGCAAGACCTTCCTGGACGACGGCTACCGTTTCAGCAACTTCAGCCGGACACCCGCTAACTACAAGGAGCGTCTGGAGCAGACGGTGGAACGTTGCGCTCACATGAACGGCTCCGCCCCGCTCTTCAGCAGCCGGGGCTACGCAGACCTTCTGGGAGGCCCTCGGCAGGACTCGGCGGCCGACGACCAGTCTCCCGGCTCGTCCACGAGCCTCGAGGGCCCGCTAGCCGGCGCCAAAGACTACGGCCACTACAACGGCCACTTGAACGGGACGACGCCAAGCCCCTCGGACACCAAGAGCCTGAGCAGCGAGGAAGACCTGCGGCAGCCCGACTCGCCTTCCTCGGAGCTGCTCCATTACCGCTCGGGGACCTTCAACATGGGAGAGCTGGTGTGGGGCCAGCTGAAGGGCTTCCCCCCCTGGCCGGCCAAGCTGGCGGGGGACGAACAGGTCCACGGCGCTCCCCTGCAACTGCGAGATCAAGCCAAG GTTGAGCCAGACAAGCTCAAAACTTTAACGCACGACTTGGAGGCGCTTGACCGAGCTGCCAAAAGAGGCTTGAA CAGGCCGGGGAAGCTGAATAATCACTTGGAAGCTGCTATCCACGAGGCCATGAGCGAGCTGGACAAAATGTCGGGCACG ATCCCGTCAAGAGATCGACAGGTGAAGATGCCCAAGCCCAAAAGGAGGAAGATCTCCAGATAG